The Euphorbia lathyris chromosome 3, ddEupLath1.1, whole genome shotgun sequence genome contains a region encoding:
- the LOC136222674 gene encoding uncharacterized protein, with product MSSSSTLFHVRSESLPTRPHPIIADIDDQISRLRSLSEATNNCSSSSTSLVHQLNGLQDLHDSVDKLLLLPLTQHLFSQQNNKKLVEELLDGSLRLLDICNTSKDALLQSKEYALQLESTLRRRQSSFHNEVTKYLTSRKMAKKAIHKSFNNLKSLHVFSSIPNNSSNEISSIIGILREVQAITLSILKSFMSFVNGRRLLSSGNKWSLVTKIMIQKRIGCDEESDNTNEFAKVDAALESMVGSNNKSVMENEQTLLKDLELCIHHLEDGTQTLFRRMIKTRVSLLNSFN from the coding sequence atgtcttcttcttcaaccctATTCCATGTTCGATCAGAGAGTCTTCCCACTAGACCACACCCTATTATAGCAGATATCGATGATCAAATTTCCAGACTAAGATCACTTTCAGAGGCAACTAATAATTGCTCATCATCATCAACATCATTAGTCCATCAGTTGAATGGACTCCAAGATTTGCATGATTCCGTGGataagcttcttcttcttcctctaacTCAGCACTTATTTTCACAACAGAATAACAAGAAATTGGTTGAGGAATTGTTAGATGGATCTCTACGTCTTCTTGATATTTGCAACACTTCCAAAGATGCTTTGTTACAGTCTAAAGAATACGCACTTCAACTTGAGTCTACTCTCCGAAGAAGACAATCTTCCTTTCATAATGAGGTTACCAAATACTTAACCTCTAGAAAGATGGCAAAGAAGGCAATCCACAAATCATTCAACAATCTCAAATCTCTACATGTATTCTCTTCCATCCCCAATAACAGCAGCAATGAGATCTCAAGCATTATTGGGATTTTGAGAGAGGTTCAAGCAATCACTCTCTCTATCTTGAAATCTTTTATGTCTTTTGTCAATGGAAGAAGATTACTATCAAGTGGGAATAAATGGTCATTAGTTACAAAAATTATGATCCAAAAAAGAATAGGGTGCGATGAAGAAAGTGATAACACAAATGAATTTGCAAAGGTAGATGCAGCCTTGGAATCAATGGTGGGATCCAACAACAAGTCAGTAATGGAGAATGAACAAACTCTTCTTAAGGATTTGGAATTGTGCATTCATCATCTTGAAGATGGAACTCAAACCCTTTTCAGAAGAATGATCAAAACTAGAGTTT